The Salinirubellus salinus genome segment TCGCGCTGGTCGCCGACCCGGCCCTCGTAGCCGGGGACGGCGCGGTTGGTCACGTCGCCGACGGCCGGTTCCTCGCTGGCCATCCGGAAGTTCTTCATCAGGTCGCGGGCGGCCTGCGGTCCGTGCTGGGAGAGTGGGAGGACACCGAGTGCGTCTATCTGCTGGAGGAGTTCGCGTGCCTCGGGGTGGGGTCTGTCGGCTCGCATACCTCGGCCTCCAGTGCCGGAGGGATAAGCGTAGGCCCGTGGGTGAGAGGCTCGGCGACCCCCGGCGTCGTGAGACGCGAGGGGAGTGCCAGCGCTGTCGCTCCGGGGCGGGCGACGACGCGAGAACGAGGGTCTAGGAGCAGTCGGGTACGAGCGGTGCGCCGACGGTGCGGTCCGGGAGTTCGCGGCGAGCGCCGCCGTCGGAGGCGATCTCCGTCTCGGACTCTGTCTCGCGGCTGTTCGGCATCTCGGGCACCATCGGGGCGGGGGTGGTCCCTCGCATGATTAACCGTGAGAGACCCAGCACCATAAACCTTCATGAACTATCATCGCCCACCACCTCACATCGAATCCCCCGGCCCACCGCCGCCCCGTCGCCCGGCCGTCCGCCGCCGGGCGGGGGCGACGGGCGGAGTTTTCATCGGGCCGTCCCAACGGCCGGTATGACAGACTGGGCGTGGGACGAGCGGTTCCGCGAGGGGGAGTACCCCGTGAACGCCGAGCCGTCGCCCCTGCTGAAGCGGTTCGTCGCCACCCTCGATGGCGGTCGCGCACTCGACGTCGCCACGGGCACCGGCCGGAACGCCGTCTACCTCGCCGAGCACGGCCACGACGTGGTGGGGCTCGACCGCTCCATCGAGGGGCTCCGCCTCGCCCGCGAGCGGGCGACCGAGCGGGGCGTCGAGGACCGCTGTGCGTGGGTGCAGACCGACCTCGGGGAGCACACGTTCGCCGCCGAGGCGTACGACCTGATCACCGTCTCCTTCTTCCGGGTCGTCGACCGCCTGCCGGACGTGATGGAGGCGCTGCGGCCCGGTGGCGTCCTGTTCGTCGAGCACCACCTGCGGACGACCGACGAGGTGGCTGTCGGCCCCGTGGGCGAGCGCTACCGCTTCGGTGCGAACGAACTGCTCCACGGGGCGCTCTCGCTGACGGTGCTCCACTTCGAGACGCGGACCGAGCGACGGGACGACGGCCGGCGTTCGGCGGTGGGCCGCGTCGTCGCGCGGAAGACCCACGGCCAGCGCCAGTCCTACCCCGAGGTGCCGGACTCGGTTCCGGACGCCGACTCGTCGTCCGAGTAGTCGGCCGGTTCCACCATCAGGTAGCCCGCGACGACGACGACGAGGCCCCCCGCGGCGAGCAGGCCGAAGCCGGGGGCGAACGACCCCGTCGTGTCTCGCAGGCTCCCGACGAGGAACGGGCCGGCGAACCCGCCCACCTCGCCGACGGTGAAGACGAAGCCGTTTGCCGTGGCGGTCAGCCGCGGCCCGATGCCGTCGAGTTCGATGGGGACCGAGCGGACGAGCGGCGCCACGCCGCCGAGGCCGAGCCCGGCGACGAGCACCGCGCCGACGAGGAGGGAGACCTGCCCGGACACGACGAGGCCCGTCAGGCCGACGCCCGCGAGGACGCCACAGCCGACGATGGCGGGCCGCCGGAGGCCGATGCGGTCGGAGATGGCGGGGACCGAGAGCGTGCCGGTCGTCCGCGCGAGGACGAAGACGGTGGCGACGGTGGCCGCCAGCCCCGCGGCGACGCCGGCCGACTCCAGCGACGCCGCGAGCCACGTCTGCGTGCCGTGCGAGAGGAACAGGTGCATCGACCCGACGACGACGAGCAACCGGAGCTGTGGGTGCGAGAGCACGGTCCGGACGTCCTCGCGGGCCGACCCGAGGGTGAACCCGCCGACGTCGTCGCTCCCGAAGTGGTCGGTCCGGGACCAGAGCAGGTGGGAGACGACCAGCCAGAGCAGTCCGTAGGCGACGACGAGGACGCCGCTCCAGACGAAGACGGGGCGCCACCCGCCGAGCAGCGGTTCGAGGTAGGGCCGACCGAGCGCGAAGGCGACGGCCGTCCCGAGCGACGCGGCGACGAGGTACACCGAGGAGGCGGTCCCGGTCCGGTCCGGCGGGAAGAGGTCGGCGACGAGTTTGGGGAGTCCGAACGTGATGGCGGTGCCGCCGACGCCGAGGAGGAGTGTGGCCCCGAGGAGGGCGGGGAAGCCCGGGGCGACGCCGCGGAGCGCGTGGGCGGCCCCGAGAATCACGAGCCCGCCGCCGAGCGCCCGGCTCGCACCCACCCGGTCGACGACGAGACCGCTGACGAGCGCGAGCGGGACGTACGTGGCCTGCACGCCCCCCGAGACCAGCCCCGCCTGCGTGTTCGACAGCCCGAGTTGCTCGATGACGGGCGTGAGGAACGCCGGGAGGAGGAACCAGACGAACAGGAACAGGAAGTACGCGAGGCTCCCGAGCCCGAGGAGGGCGGAGGCCGCCGGCCGGAGTGCGGGGTCCGTGTCGCTCGCCTCTCGCACGGCCTCAGGCGTCCACCTCGACGAGCACCTTCACGGCCTCGCGTTCGTCCATCGCGGCGTACCCCTCGGGGACCCCGTCGAGGTCCACCGTCTTCGTGAAGACGGGCGACGGGTCCAGGGTCCCCTGCAGCACGTCGGCCAGCAGGTCGTCGGCGTAGGCACGGACGGGAGCGACACCGCCGGCCAGCGAGACGTTCTTGCCGAAGAAGTCGTAGAGGTCGAGGCCACCGTCGAGGCCGTGGGGCACGCCGACGTAGCCGACGGTGCCGCCCGGCCGCGCGACCTCGACGGCCGTCTCCATCGACGACGCGGCACCGACGCACTCGAGGACGTGGTTCGCCCCGCCGTTCGTGAGGTCGCGTATCTCCTCGATGGCGTCCTCGCCGCGGGCACTCACCGTGTCGGTGGCGCCCATCGCCTCGGCCATCTCCAGTCGGTCCTCGTGGTGGCCCGCGGCGACGATGCGCTCGGCCCCGAGCCGTCGGGCCGCCGCGACCCCACACAGGCCGACGGCGCCGTCGCCGACGACGACGCAGGTCGACCCCGCCTCGACGCCCGCCGAGACGGCCGCGTGGTGGCCCGTCCCCATCACGTCCGTCAGGGGGAGGATAGAGCGCAGGACGTCCTCGTCGTCGGCGTACCGGTCGGGCATCCGGACGAGCGTGCCGTCGGCGTGCGGTGCGCGGACGTACTCGCCCTGTGCGCCGCCGTTCTCGCCGCTCCACGAGTCGCCGTCCACACACGAGGTGTGCAGCCCCTTGCGACAGAACTCACACTGGCCGCAGGAGACGACGAACGGGGCGAACACCCGGTCGCCCGGTTCGACCGAGCGGACGGCGTCGCCCACCGCCTCGACGACGCCCATCGGTTCGTGGCCGACCCGCGAGGGCGACTCGCGGTCGCTCTGCCCGCGGTAGAACCAGAGGTCCGACCCGCAGACGGCGGTGTGGGTCACGCGGACGATGGCGTCCGTCGGGGATTCGAGTTCGGGCTTCGGGACCTCCTCGACACGGATGTCGCCGGGAGCGTGGTAGACGGCAGCGCGCATACCCGGGTGGACTCGTGGTAGGTACAAGAAGTGCGTGGGGCAGCCAGCGCGGCCCCGGGGGGTCCGTGGGTCGTGCGAACACTCATGTCGGTCCGCGAGGGTCACGGGACATGAACGGGGACTGGAGGTGGACCGCGTGAGCGACGAGCTGGTCGACCCGCGCTGTCCGGACTGCGGTGAGCCGGTCGGCACCACCGCGACCTACTGCATGCACTGCTCGGCCGACCTGAGCGACCGGGGGCCGATCGACGCGGCCGCCGAGCGGTCTGCGACGGGCCCGACGAGCACGGACGGTCGGGACGGCGACGACGGCCCCCTCCTCGACCCGGACGGGGCCGTCGACGACTCGCTGACCGTCGTCGTCGGCGTCGTCGGTGGCCTCGTCGTCGGCCTCGTCGCGACGTTCGCCCTCCTCTTCTTCGACGCCGGGCTCGCGCTCCTCGGCGTCGTCGTCTGGGTCGGGGCGACGGTGTACCTCGTCCGCCGCCGGACGGTCCAGGCGGCCGTCTCGAAGGCGGCCTACGGCGTCGCGCTCGTGCTGTTGCTCGTCCCGCTGATACCGCTCAGCCCGGCCGTCGAGACGTCGACCGGCGGCGACCGGGTGGTCGGCGCCGTCGTCCTCACGGTCCTCGTCGGCGTCCCGGCGCTCGTCGCGGCGGGAGTGGGCTACCTCGCCTCGCGCTACGTGCCCGACTCGTCGGTGGCCTGACCGCCGCCGACCTTCTCTGACCCGCGGGCCTGATCGGCACGGCGACGGGCCTGCTCGAACCGGCGTTCAGACGCCCGGACCAGCGGGTCGGGGAGGTCCTCGCGCGCCTCGGTCAGCCGGGTCGCGGCCCGGTCGAGCGCGTCGGAGACCGCTTCGAGCGCCCGGTCTGCCCCCGGCGTATCACCCGTCTCGGCGCGCTCTGCGGCCCGGCGCGCCGCCTCCGCGATGGCGTCGATCGCCCGTGCCAGCCCACGGACCGGGACGGCGTCGTCGGTCGAGTCGTCCTCCTCGGTCGCGCGGACGGCGGCCGCAGTCTCCGCCGCCACGTCCGCCACGTACGTCGC includes the following:
- a CDS encoding class I SAM-dependent methyltransferase — encoded protein: MTDWAWDERFREGEYPVNAEPSPLLKRFVATLDGGRALDVATGTGRNAVYLAEHGHDVVGLDRSIEGLRLARERATERGVEDRCAWVQTDLGEHTFAAEAYDLITVSFFRVVDRLPDVMEALRPGGVLFVEHHLRTTDEVAVGPVGERYRFGANELLHGALSLTVLHFETRTERRDDGRRSAVGRVVARKTHGQRQSYPEVPDSVPDADSSSE
- a CDS encoding MFS transporter, translating into MREASDTDPALRPAASALLGLGSLAYFLFLFVWFLLPAFLTPVIEQLGLSNTQAGLVSGGVQATYVPLALVSGLVVDRVGASRALGGGLVILGAAHALRGVAPGFPALLGATLLLGVGGTAITFGLPKLVADLFPPDRTGTASSVYLVAASLGTAVAFALGRPYLEPLLGGWRPVFVWSGVLVVAYGLLWLVVSHLLWSRTDHFGSDDVGGFTLGSAREDVRTVLSHPQLRLLVVVGSMHLFLSHGTQTWLAASLESAGVAAGLAATVATVFVLARTTGTLSVPAISDRIGLRRPAIVGCGVLAGVGLTGLVVSGQVSLLVGAVLVAGLGLGGVAPLVRSVPIELDGIGPRLTATANGFVFTVGEVGGFAGPFLVGSLRDTTGSFAPGFGLLAAGGLVVVVAGYLMVEPADYSDDESASGTESGTSG
- a CDS encoding zinc-dependent alcohol dehydrogenase family protein, whose amino-acid sequence is MRAAVYHAPGDIRVEEVPKPELESPTDAIVRVTHTAVCGSDLWFYRGQSDRESPSRVGHEPMGVVEAVGDAVRSVEPGDRVFAPFVVSCGQCEFCRKGLHTSCVDGDSWSGENGGAQGEYVRAPHADGTLVRMPDRYADDEDVLRSILPLTDVMGTGHHAAVSAGVEAGSTCVVVGDGAVGLCGVAAARRLGAERIVAAGHHEDRLEMAEAMGATDTVSARGEDAIEEIRDLTNGGANHVLECVGAASSMETAVEVARPGGTVGYVGVPHGLDGGLDLYDFFGKNVSLAGGVAPVRAYADDLLADVLQGTLDPSPVFTKTVDLDGVPEGYAAMDEREAVKVLVEVDA
- a CDS encoding zinc ribbon domain-containing protein, whose translation is MSDELVDPRCPDCGEPVGTTATYCMHCSADLSDRGPIDAAAERSATGPTSTDGRDGDDGPLLDPDGAVDDSLTVVVGVVGGLVVGLVATFALLFFDAGLALLGVVVWVGATVYLVRRRTVQAAVSKAAYGVALVLLLVPLIPLSPAVETSTGGDRVVGAVVLTVLVGVPALVAAGVGYLASRYVPDSSVA